The genome window GGCCGTCTCCTCAAGGAACGCCATGCCGCCGTGCACGATCTCGAAGTTGAGACCGGGGAAGGCCATGGCGGCGCGGTCGATGTCGTCGACGCGGTAGTGGCGCAGCTCCACGGGTCCCAGGGGGATGGCCTTGTGGATCGCGACCGTACGGATGCCGAGTTGCTGCGCCTTCTCGAACAACGGGAACGCGACCTCGGGGTCGTCCATCAGCCAGCCCTCGACCTCCTGGCCGAGCCAGCTGTTCGGGTAGAGCTTGAGGCCGGCGACGTTGTCGAACAGCTCCATCTGGCGCTCTAGATCCTCGACGGCCTTCGGCCCCTCCAACGGGTCCACGCCGACGTAGAACATGAACCTGTCCGGCCAGCGCTCCTGGGCCTCCAGGCCCTTCTCGACGGAGCAGATACCGTCGTGGTAGGCGCGGATCGGGACCACGTGGTAGGTGGCGAGGTCGGCGTAGCTCTCCACGAACGACATGGTCGCGACCTCTTCGATCGACCAGTTCCGCTCGTAGCCGTCCTTGGTCAGCCGGTATCCCGGTGGTGCGACGGCGCGGTTGCCGCCGGAGACGATGTCGGTGATCGGCCGCGCGTGCGGGGTACGGAAATTCTCCTCTGTGAGGTTGTACGGATGCACGACCGCGTCGATCACTGGGATGCCGTCGATCACTGTGTGGACCTCCCGTTCCTGCCGGTCAGCGGCGCATCTTTGACACCTTGCCGGGCTCCCCAGGAGCGTAGGCCGGGCCGGGCCGGGCCGTCAGCGTCCCGACCGTAAGTTCCCCGCTGCGGAATCCATGTCCTGCCTGCCGGGCTCGCCCCGGCAGGCAGTGACGGTTGTGGCTCCAGGGCCTGACGCTCCTACAGCCACGGCCCGAGGTCGGGTGCTCGGGAGGTGCGGCCGGTGAGCCAGCGGGCCAGTGCCGGGGCGTGGCCGGCGGCCGTACGGCGGCCGAGGGTGTCGTCGATCAGCGCGCGCAGCAGATCCGCCGGCAGGTCGTCGAAGCCGACGCCGGCGTCGAGATCGATCGCGTGCACGAAGACCTCCCTGGTGCGCAGCCAGAGGATCTCCGTCGCCGGGACCGTCCGTCCCTGGGCCGTCCTCACCTCGTGAGACCACGCGCGCTGAGGCAATGCGCCTACGTCCTCGGCCAGTTCCTTGGCCGAATCACGCACCAGGCGCCGCAACTCTTCCGGCGCGAGCCGGGAGCCCGTTTGGATCTCGGCGTCGCGATGCCCCGGGCTGGGGTACATCGCCGACTCCCGTCCGGTGCGGGCCCAGCTCACCAACCGCCGGAGCGCCTCCGCGTTGTAGTGGACGTGGGCGATCAGATGTCTGCGGTTCCAGTCCGGCAGCGCGCTCGGCGCGTCGAGGTCGCCGTCGGACAGCGAGTCGACCGTGGCCAGGAACAGCTGAGTGCCGTGGTCCATCCACTGCCGTGCGGACATCAGCCGAGCTCCGTGCGCGCGGTGTTCTCCAGCCGGCCGAGGTGGTCGATCTCGGTGACGAGGCGCGAGCCGTCGGTGAGATAGCGAGGGGGCTTGCGGGCGTGGCCGACACCGCCCGGGGTACCGGTGGCGATCACGTCTCCCGGGTTGAGGGTGAGGATGGTCGACGCGTAACGCACCAGCTCGACAGGCCCGAACACCAGGTCACCGGTGTCGGCCTTCTGCATCGCCTCGCCGTCCACCGAGCAGGTCAACGTCAGCGCGGGTGAGGTGCCGCCCGGCAGTTCGTCGGGGGTGACGAGGAACGGACCGAACGGTGTGGTGGCCTCGAACGTCTTGCCCTGCAGCCATTGCGGGGTGCGGTACTGCCAGTCGCGCGCGGTGACGTCGTTGAGCACGCTGAACCCCGCGATCGCCGCCTCGGCCTCGGCGGCGTCGGCGCGGCGGACGGTGCGTCCGATCACGATCGCCAGTTCCGCCTCCCAGTCGACGGCCGTGGATTCGGGCGGCAGCACCACCGGGTCGTACGGGCCCACCAGCGCTTCGGGGAACTTCGCGAACAGAGTCGGGTACTGCGGCAGCTCACGGCCCATCTCCAGGATGTGGTTGCGGTAGTTGAGGCCGACGCAGAGAATTTTTCCCGGACGGGGTACGAGCGGTGCGTAGTCCACGTCGGCCAGTGGCCGGTCCGCCTCGGCCGCCTCGGCCGCGGTCCGCCAGTCCTCCCGGGCCAGCAGCCCGCCGACGTCGGGAGCGTCGAGCTCCGCGTAGCGGCTCCCCTCTACGCGGACGGCCCTGGTACCGTCGCCGATTCGGATAGTCGCGAGTTTCATCGCTGTCCTTCCATGAGCGTCCGGTCGAAGTGCAGCCGCTCGAAGATCGGGCTGTCGGAGAACCGGAACAGATCGAGTCCTGCGTCGGCGGCGATGGTCACGGCCGCCCAGGACGGGACGACAAACAGGTCGCCGTGGGAGATCCGCCACTCCCGGTCGTCCACGCGGACGGTGCCGGAGCCGGAGAAGACCTGCCACACGGCGGATCCGACCTCCTGGCGGGCCGCGGTGAGGGTGCCCGGACGCAGCCGGTGGAACTCCGCACGGATTGTGGGCATGACATCGCCGCCGGTCGACGGGTTGGTGAAGCGCACCGCGGCGTGTCCTGGTTCGACCACGCCGGGGAAGCCCTCGTCCTCAAGGGCGAGTTGGTCGTTCAGGGCGGCGTCGGTGTGTTCCCAGCGGTACGCGGCGATCGGCGAGCTCGGCAGCCGTTCGGCACGGGACACGGGGCGCAGTCCCGGATGGGCCCAGAGCCGCTCGGAGCGCGAACGGGACGGTGTGGAGTGGTCCGACACCTCGTCCGGCCCGAACTCGAAGAAGGTGGCACCGGTGTAGTGCGCGAACGGGATGTCCAGACCGTCGAGCCAGGCCATGGGCTCGGCGCTGGTGTTGTGGTGGCCGTGGAAGTGCCAGCCGGGCGTCAGCAGGAAGTCGCCGCGCCGCATCGCCACCGGGTCGCCGTCGACGACCGTCCAGACGCCTTCGCCCTCGACGACGAAGCGGAAGGCGTTCTGGGTGTGCCGGTGTTCGGGGGCGTTCTCACCGGGACGGAGATACTGGATCGCGGCCCACAACGTGGGCGTGGCGTAGGGAGCGCCGCCGAGCCCGGGGTTGGCCAGTGCCATGGCGCGGCGTTCCCCACCCCGGCCGACCGGCACCAGCTCGCCCGCTCGTTCGGCCAGCGGCAGCATCGACGACCAGCGCCAGACATGCGGCCGTGCCGACGGTCTGGGCGACAGCGGCATCAGGTCGCCTATCTCGGTCCACAGGGGGACCAGCAGCTCCTTCTCGAAGCCACGGTAGAGATCGCGCAGTTCCGGTGAGGGAGTGGGCTGATCAGGGCTGTCCGACGCGGTGATCGTCACTGGGCCCGTCAGGGGATCGTCTTTTCTGCCTTCGCCAGTCATGGTCGGAAGGTATAGATGTTCTGTTCTCCGGGGCCCATAATTCTGCTGTGAAGAACAGACCGGTCTACGCGATCGAGTCCGTCGACCACGCCCTGAGCCTGGCCGTCGTGCTGCAGCAGGAGGGGCCGCTGGGTGTTTCGGAGGCGGCCGACCGCCTGGGTGTCTCGCGGTCGACGGCGCACCGTCTGCTGTCCATGCTGGTCTACCGCGACTTCGCGGAACAGGGCTCCGACCGGCGCTACCGGGCAGGTCCGGTGCTGCGCTCGGTCGACGCCTCGGCGGCACCGGTGCCGCTTCTGCGGCGGGTGGCGCTGCCGCACATGCGGGTCCTGGTGGCCGAGGTGCGGGAGACCGCGCATCTACAGGTGCTGGCCGGTGACCAGGTCCGGTTCGCGGTGACGGTGGAATGCGATCAGGTGCTGAGGGTCGGCGACCGGGAGGGCCGGACCCTGCCCGCGCGTCTGGCCTCCGGCGGCAAGGCGCTCCTGGCGGCCCTGTCGCCCGCCGAACTCGCCGAGTTGTACGCGAACGCCGACATCGATCTGCCGGGGTTGCGCAGACAGCTGGGTCTGGTCCGCCGCAGGGGATTCGCCATCAACGACCAGAAGACCGAGAACGGACTCAGCGCGATCGGAGTGTCGATTCCCTGGCCCGGCGCCGGTTCGGTCGCCGCGGTGTCGCTGGCCCTGCCGACCGCGCGGTTCGATCGTCGCCTGCTGCCCGGCTGGGTCGTGGCTCTCTCGGGGACGGCCGCCGCCATCGCGGACGATCTTCCGTGACAGACCGGACGGCGGCGGGCGTTCACTGTCTGATGACCTCTTCGACGATCCTCGCGACCCGCTCCGTGGCCGGTGAGTTCAGGCCCGCTCGGCGTGCCAGCCCGAGGGTGACGGATTCGGCCGTGGCCAGCGGGATGTAGGTGACCCCGTCGAGGCGGAGGTTCTGCACCGACTCCGGGACCAGGGCGACGCCGTGGCCGGCGGCGACGAAGACGACCAGGGTGGAGGTCTCGCCCACCTCGATCAGCGGCGAGGGTGCGAACCCGGCGCGGGCGCAGGCGGCCAGCACCCGGCCGTACATGGCCGAACGGTCGCGGGAGGGATGGACGACGAAGGGCTCGTCGGCCAGTGTCGCGAGGGGGATCCGGCTCCGGTCCGCCAGTCGGTGGCCGCTGGGCACGGCGACCACCAGTCGTTCCGACCGGAGGGTGGTGACGTCGATCGTGGCGTCGGCGGATGTGCCGGAGCGCATCAGGGCGAGGTCGTAGGTACCGCTGTGCAGGCCTTCGATCAGTTCGGGGTTCAGCAGTTCACCGTGCAGTTCCAGGAGCACGTCCGGGAGTTGTGACCGGATGGTGCGAGCGATCCGCGGCAGCACGTCGTAGGTGGCCGTGCCGACGAACCCGATGGAGACCCGCCCCGCTCGTCCGGCGGCCAGCAGCGCCATCTGTTCCTCGGCGCGTTCGACCTCGGCCAGGATCGACCGTGCGTGCCGGACCAGATGGTGGCCGGCCTCCGTGAGTTCGACCCGCCTCGTCGACCGGGCGAAGAGCGTCGTTCCGATTTCCCGCTCCAACTGCTTGAGCTGCTGCGAGAGCGCCGACTGCGCCACGTGCAGGCGCTGGGCGGCGCGGCCGAAGTGACACTCCTCGGCGAGAGCGATCACGTAGCGCGCATGACGGACGTCCACGACCTCAGCTTATCTCTTCCAGTGATGAATCAAGCTGGAACTGGAATTGGACCAGATGAATGCGTGGACCTTACCCTCGCATCATGGTTGCCAGCTTCCTTTACAGCGCGGTACGCACACCCTTCGGCAGATACAACGGGGCGTTCGCCGAGATCCGGCCCGACGACCTCGCGGCCACCGTCGTCTCGGCGGCGTTGGAGAAGTCGCCCTCGCTCGACCCCGCCGCCATCGACGACGTGGTCTGGGGCAACGCCAACGGCGCGGGCGAGGACAACCGCAACGTCGGCAGAATGGCCGTCCTCCTGGCAGGGCTGCCGACGACGGTGCCCGCCACCACCGTCAACCGGCTCTGCGGCTCCTCGCTCGACGCGGCGATCATCGGTTCGCGCGCCGTCGAGAGCGGCGACGCGGACATCGTCCTGACGGGCGGTGTGGAGTCGATGACCAGGGCGCCCTGGGTCCTGCCCAAGCCGTCCCGCGCCTTTCCCGCCGGCCATGTGACCGCCGTGTCCACCACTCTGGGATGGCGGCTGGTCAACGAGCGCATGCCGAAGGAGTGGACCGTCTCCCTGGGGGAGGCGAACGAACAACTGGGCGAGCGGTTCGCCATCTCCCGGGAACGCCAGGACGAGTTCGCCGCCCGCTCCCACACCCTCGCGAACGACGCGTGGGACTCCGGTTTCTACGACGATCTGGTGGCACCGGTCTCGGCGCACGGAGAGGTGCTCCTCTCCCGCGACGAGGGGATCCGGCCCGGATCGACGCCGCAGAAGCTGGCCGCCCTCAAGCCCTCCTTCCGCCCCGACGGTGCCATCACCGCCGGCAACGCCTCGCCCCTGAGCGACGGTGCCTCCGCCGTGCTGATCGGCTCCGAGGAGGCCTCGTCCCGCATCGGCCTCGCCCCGCTGGCGCGGATCGCCGGCCGCGGTGTGTCGGCGCTCGAACCGCAGATGTTCGGGTTCGCGCCGGTCGAGGCGGCCGAGCGGGCCCTGAAGCGGGCCGGTATCTCCTGGTCGGACGTTTCGGCGGTCGAGGTCAACGAGGCCTTCGCCGTGCAGTCGCTGGCCTGCGTGGACGCCTGGCGGATCGACCCGGCGACCGTGAACACCAAGGGTGGGGCGATCGCGCTCGGCCATCCGCTGGGCGCCTCCGGCGGCCGGATCCTCGGCACACTCGCCGCGCGTCTGCGCGAGTCGGGCGAGCGGTGGGGTCTCGCCGCGATCTGTATCGGTGTCGGCCAGGCACTGGCCGTGGTTCTGGAGAGTGCGGCATGAGCTTTCAGGTGTGCGGGGACCCGGACGAGGCCGTCGCCGGGATCGCGGACGGCTCGACCGTCCTGGTGGGCGGGTTCGGTATGGCCGGCATGCCGGTCGAACTGATCGACGCGTTGATCCGGCAGGGCGCGAGCGAGCTGACCGTGGTGTCGAACAACGCCGGAAACGGTGACACCGGGCTGGCCGCGCTGCTCGCCAAGGGGCGCGTACGCAAAGTCGTGTGCTCCTTCCCCCGGCAGTCCGACTCGTGGGTCTTCGACGGGCTCTACCGTGACGGGCGCATCGAGCTGGAGGTCGTTCCGCAGGGCACCCTCGCCGAGCGGCTGCGCGCGGCCGGCGCGGGCATCGGCGCCTTCTACTCACCCACCGGGGTCGGCACACCGCTGGCCGAGGGCAAGGAGACCCGTGACATAGCGGGCCGTACCCATGTCCTGGAGTACCCGATCAAGGGCGATGTCGCGCTGATCGGAGCGCACCGGGCCGACCGGATGGGGAACCTCGTCTACCGCAAGACCGCCCGCAACTTCGGGCCCGTCATGGCCACCGCGGCGACCACGGTCGTGGCCCAGGTGCACGGGATCGTCGACGTGGGGGATCTCGACCCGGAAACCGTGGTGACCCCGGGCATCTATGTCGACCGCGTAGTGAAGGTGGCAGCAGCATGATCCCGACGACTTCGCAGAGCGCGCTGGTGGAGAACCTCGACCGGGGGCCGCTCGGCAAGCACGAACTGGCCGCGAGGATCGCGCGCGACATCCCGCACGGCTCGTTCGTCAACCTGGGCATCGGGCAGCCGACCCTGGTCGCCGACCACCTGCCCGAGGGAGCGGGGGTCGTGCTGCACACCGAGAACGGCATGCTCAACATGGGGCCGGCGGCCGAGGAGGGACAGGTCGACCCCGACCTCATCAACGCGGGGAAGATCCCGGTCACCGAGCTGCCCGGGGCCGCCTACTTCCACCACGCCGACTCCTTCGCGATGATGCGCGGCGGACACCTCGACATCTGCGTGCTGGGTGCCTTCCAGGTGTCGGCGGCCGGTGACCTGGCCAACTGGCACACCGGCGCCCCCGACGCCATACCGGCGGTCGGGGGAGCGATGGATCTCGCCATCGGCGCCAAGCGGGTGTTCGTGATGATGACCCTGTTCACCAAGAAGGGCGTGGCCAAGCTCGTACCGGAGTGCACCTATCCGCTCACCGGACTCGGCTGCGTCGACCGTGTCTACACGGACTTCGCGACCTTCCAGGTCGGCCCCGGGGGTGCCGTCGTACTGGAGACCTTCGGTATCACCTACGACGACCTCGCCCAGCGCCTCGAAGCCCCCGTGTCACGGGCGGACGGCCCCTGACACGGGCATCGCGGGAGCCGGCTTCCGACGGCTCCCGCGATGCCCGTTCGACGGGGTGTCACCCGAGTCTCCACCCGGGACTCAGAGCCCCATCTCCCTGGCGATGATGATCTTCATGACCTCGTTGGTGCCGCCGAAGATCCGGTTCACCCGGCTGTCGGCGTACAGCCGGGAGATGGGGTACTCGTTGATGTAGCCGTAGCCTCCGTGCAGTTGGAGGCAACGGTCGATGATCCGGTCGGCGGCCTCGGTGCAGAACAGCTTCGCGGAGGCCGCGTCCGTCGCCGACAGCTCCCCGGCGTCGTAGGCGTCGAGAGCGCGGTCGACGACGGCCTCCGCCGCGTCGATCTCCGCCTTGCACGCCGCCAGTTCGAACTTGGTGTTCTGGAAGGTGGCCAGCGGCTTGCCGAACACATGGCGTTCCAGGACGTACTGCCGGGTGAAACGAATGGCGGCCTTGGCCTGCGCGTAAGCGCCGAAGGCGATGCCCATGCGTTCCCGGGGCAGGTTCTGGGCGAGATAGCGGAAGCCCATGTTCTCCTCGCCGAGGAGGTCTTCGCGCGGTACGCGCACATCGGCGAAGGCGAGTTCGGCGGTGTCCTCCACCTTCAGCCCCAGCTTGTCGAGCTTGCGGCCGACCGTATAGCCGGCCGACCTGGTGTCGACGACGAGCAACGAGATCCCGTACCGCCGGTCGTCCTCGCGGGGCGGCGCGGTGCGCACACAGACGATCACACGGTCCGCGTGCACGCCGCCGGTGATGAAGGTCTTCGCACCGTTGAGGACGTAGTGCGTGCCGTCCTCGGACAGTTTCGCGGTCGTCCGCATCCCGGCGAGGTCGGAGCCGGTGCCGGGTTCGGTCATGGCGAGGGCGAACATGATCCCGCCGGTGGCCAGCCCGGGAAGCCAGCGCCGTTTCTGCTCCTCGGTTGCCAGCGCCTTCAGATAGGGAAGACACAGCGCGACCTGCGGGCCGGAGCCGCCGAACGACACTCCGGCCCGCGCGGTCTCCTCCGTGACCACCGCCTGGAACTTGTACGACGCGATACCCGCGCCGCCGTACTCCTCCGGGACCTCGATCCCGAAGACACCGAGCTCGCCGAGCTTGAGGTAGAAGTCCCGCGGCACGATGCCGTCCTTGTACCAGGTGTCGTACACGGGCACGACCTCGGCCTCGACGAAGGCACGGACGGTCTTGCGGAACTCCTCGTGGTCGGCGTGGAAAACAGTGCGGCGCAACGGAACCTCCTGGCGAGAACGACGGCATCCGCGCGGAGGCAGGCCTGCCGACCCTCTGGAATCTGCGGGTGACGGAATCCGCGTGTCACGGGTCACGGAACGGTCCGGGGGCGCTGAGCCCCCGGACGAATTCATGCGTCTAAGGGATCAACCGGTCGGAGAACCAGTCGGCGACCACCGCGTCGCGTTCGGCGGCGAGGTTGTAGAGCGTGTGCTCGCCGTCGGGCCAGGTGCGAAGCTCCCCGTGGACGCCCGCGGCCCGGACGAACGGCTCCTGGACCGAGGGATCGGAGACCATCGCGTCCTGACCGCCGTGCAGGACCAGGACGGGGCAGGCGATCCGGTGGCGTGCCGGGTCGAAGAGCAAGCTGTCCAGGACGGCCGTCATCTCGTCCTCGCTGTCGGTCCCGATGGCGCTGGCGAACTGGGCGCGGGCCGTACGGAACTTGGGCAGTCGCGGTGTGGCGGGGGCACCGTTGACCACGCAGGCCCCGACCCTCTGGTCCCGGGCCGCCAGATGGGCGGCGTACACCCCGCCGAAGCTGTTGCCGTGCACGCCGACGGCCTCACCGAGTCGCGTATCGGCGTGGACCACGTCGAGGAAGCGGGCGAATCCGTCGACGGCGTGTTCGTCGAGGTGAAGACCGTCGACCAGCCTCGGGACTCCCTGGCCGGGGCCTTCGGCGAGAAGGCACGCCAGGCCGCGGGCGGCGAGGGCGTCGGCGGTGTTCAGGTACGCCGCGCCCCAGCCGCTGAGCCCACCCCAGATGACGACGGTCGCCGCCGCCGTTCCGTCGGCCGGCAGACGGAGCCAGCCGACGAGGTGGCCGCCCTGGTGGGACACCTCGACCCGCTCCATCGTCGGACCGCTCAACTCGGCGTACCGGGCGACGAGTTGGTCGTACCTGAGATAGAGATCCCGCTTGAGCGGGGTGTCCTCGTTCTCGCCCATCTGGGCGAAGAGCGCGGCGCCGATCGCCCACCGGGTGTGCTGGAGGGCGGTGAGCCGGTGCCCCGCCGCCAGCGCGTCGTCGGCAGCCTTCTCACGACGGGTCGAGAGATCGCGCGCCACCTCGATCCACGGGCGCCCGCCCGCCGTCTCCTCCAGCAGGGTCCGGGCGTCGGCGGGACTCATCCCACAGTCGGTCAGCCGGGTGTACGGCATCGCCCTGTGCGCCGCGGCGGTCGCCGGGTCCATGGCCGCTTCGGGCGCGGTCGTCATACGGTGACCCCGGACGAGGCGGACGAGACGATGGACCCCACCAGGGCGGTACGGAGTTCGTCGACCAGGGCACCGATCTCGGCGGCGTCGGCCACGGCACCGAACAGGGCGAAGTCGGGGCGGGCGAGGTAGGCGACGGCCCCGATGCCTTCGAGGTAGGACGCGTGCAGACCGTCCTCGTCGATCACGTTGTGGTCGAGGTGGACGACGTGGCAGCCGATCGTGTCGAGGAAATGCCGCTGCTCCGGTGACAGGAGACCGTCCACGTCGATCGAGGAGACCAGTGCGAAACCACGCCCCACGACATCGTCGAACCGTCCCGTGCCGCCGCGCACCGTGACCGTCCCCTGCGGAACCAGCGCGCCCGTGGGCAGCGTGACCTCGCCGTCGGGGCCGCGGTGCAGCAGACCGTCGGTGAGGGGAGGGAGCCCGACCGGTGGCGGGATCTGACCGGACATGAAGACCGCGTCGCGCTCCTCTGCCTTCACCGGGTCGTGCATGTTGGCGATGGCGCCGAGTCCCATCGCCATCTGGACGACCGCCGTGGCATGCGGTCGGCGCTCGGTCTCGTAGGCGTCGAGCAGCGAGGCGTCGGCGAGCCCCCGCAGCACCAGGTCGAGCTTCCACGCCAGGTTGACCGAGTCACGGATGCCGGAGCAGGCGCCCTGGCCGAGGTAGGGAGGCATGGTGTGCACGGCGTCGCCGGCGAGGAAGACCCGGCCGTCACTCCACCGTTCGGCGACCCGGGCCTCGAAGGTGTAGACGATCTGCCGGATGATGCGCACGTCTTCCGGACCCAGACCATGGGCCTCACGGAGCAGCCGCCAGGCGGTCTCCGGCCGCTCGAACTCCTCCTGCGTCTCGTCGGCCAGCAGGGCGAACTCGAAGCGCTGCCGGTGGTTGCCGATGTGCATGTACATGTGTCCGCGCGCGGGATCGCAGTACTGCTTGCTGACCTTGTACTCGTCCGGCGCCGGCCGCAGCCACTCGGTGTCGAAGTTGACCCAGCGCTCGTTGAAGCCGAAGTCCTCGCGTTCGATGCCCAGCAGCTCACGGACGCTGCTCTTGCTGCCGTCGGCGGCGATCACATAGCGCGCTCGCACCCGCTGCTCCCGCGCGCCGGCGTCGACCTCGGCGTCGGCGGTCGACCACGGGGCCAGGGTCAGTTCGACACTTGAGTCGTCCTGGGTCAGCCCGGTCACCGCCCAGCCCTGTCGCAGCTCTACGTTGGGCTGGGCCCGGACACGCTCGTCGATCGCATCCTCCACGTCGGGCTGGTACATCGACATGTTCGCCGCGAACCCCATGGCGGTGGTCG of Streptomyces phaeolivaceus contains these proteins:
- the mhpA gene encoding bifunctional 3-(3-hydroxy-phenyl)propionate/3-hydroxycinnamic acid hydroxylase MhpA — its product is MDEIFDVAVIGYGPTGLVAASLLGQAGHRVVVCERWPSLYGLPRLTHIDAETARAVQAASDVDVALRDSTPTTYLWVNGRDEQLLKLDPPPTTAMGFAANMSMYQPDVEDAIDERVRAQPNVELRQGWAVTGLTQDDSSVELTLAPWSTADAEVDAGAREQRVRARYVIAADGSKSSVRELLGIEREDFGFNERWVNFDTEWLRPAPDEYKVSKQYCDPARGHMYMHIGNHRQRFEFALLADETQEEFERPETAWRLLREAHGLGPEDVRIIRQIVYTFEARVAERWSDGRVFLAGDAVHTMPPYLGQGACSGIRDSVNLAWKLDLVLRGLADASLLDAYETERRPHATAVVQMAMGLGAIANMHDPVKAEERDAVFMSGQIPPPVGLPPLTDGLLHRGPDGEVTLPTGALVPQGTVTVRGGTGRFDDVVGRGFALVSSIDVDGLLSPEQRHFLDTIGCHVVHLDHNVIDEDGLHASYLEGIGAVAYLARPDFALFGAVADAAEIGALVDELRTALVGSIVSSASSGVTV